One Clostridiales bacterium DNA segment encodes these proteins:
- a CDS encoding YggS family pyridoxal phosphate-dependent enzyme: MTIKENIDTILEKVNRACEKSNRSSNEIKLIAVTKTVDINRILEALKCNIKSIGENKVQEMTEKYRHIGNMAEWHMIGHLQTNKVKHIIDKVSMIQSVDSLKLMNEINKRCKDIDKVIDILIEINIGRESTKYGIDPSDILNFIKEAPKYENIRVKGLMTVAPALANKEEVRPYFKEMKKIFDELKDLSIKNVEMKYLSMGMTGDFEIAVEEGSNMIRIGTGIFGPRDYSKK, from the coding sequence ATGACAATTAAAGAGAATATAGACACAATATTAGAGAAAGTTAATCGAGCCTGTGAAAAGTCAAATCGCAGCAGCAATGAAATAAAACTTATTGCAGTTACCAAAACAGTTGACATAAATAGGATACTGGAAGCTTTGAAATGCAACATAAAATCGATTGGCGAGAACAAGGTGCAGGAAATGACAGAAAAATATCGGCATATAGGCAACATGGCAGAGTGGCATATGATAGGGCACCTTCAAACTAATAAGGTGAAGCATATTATAGATAAAGTATCGATGATACAATCTGTGGACAGCTTGAAACTTATGAATGAAATAAACAAAAGATGTAAAGATATCGATAAAGTAATCGATATACTTATTGAAATAAATATAGGAAGGGAAAGTACAAAATATGGAATAGACCCTTCGGATATTTTAAACTTTATAAAAGAAGCGCCAAAATATGAGAACATAAGAGTCAAAGGCTTGATGACAGTAGCACCGGCACTTGCCAATAAAGAGGAAGTAAGACCGTATTTCAAGGAAATGAAGAAAATTTTTGATGAATTGAAGGACTTGAGTATTAAAAATGTCGAAATGAAATATCTATCGATGGGTATGACGGGCGATTTTGAGATTGCAGTCGAAGAAGGCTCAAATATGATCAGGATAGGTACGGGGATCTTTGGTCCAAGGGATTACTCAAAAAAATAG
- the sepF gene encoding cell division protein SepF: MSNGFVNKVLDIFGMGDEDSEREIDGEAENRDEDEEIEVIQNSKKNRVLSIHSNQNAKIVIIEPAAYDEITNLCDCLKNRKIVIANLKNLDQKLAQRFVDFASGAAYALDGDVQQVSCGILLLTPSNVDVTSDLKEELSSKGIFNWTAK, encoded by the coding sequence ATGAGTAATGGTTTTGTCAATAAAGTGCTTGATATTTTTGGAATGGGTGATGAAGACAGCGAAAGGGAGATAGATGGCGAGGCAGAAAACAGAGATGAAGATGAAGAGATAGAGGTAATACAAAATAGTAAAAAAAACAGGGTTTTAAGTATACATTCAAACCAAAATGCAAAGATTGTTATCATAGAGCCTGCAGCATATGATGAAATAACGAATCTTTGCGATTGCCTCAAAAACAGAAAGATTGTTATAGCAAATCTAAAAAACCTTGACCAGAAATTGGCACAAAGATTTGTAGATTTTGCAAGCGGTGCTGCCTATGCGCTTGACGGTGATGTGCAGCAGGTGTCCTGTGGAATACTTCTTTTGACCCCAAGCAATGTCGATGTTACATCGGATCTGAAAGAGGAACTTTCAAGCAAGGGCATATTCAACTGGACTGCTAAATAG
- a CDS encoding YlmH/Sll1252 family protein, protein MDKRTGIIKYFNSPEDKEFASKIIDTIEQARKNRDVKYTQFLDPAQIKMAEKIIEQFDGIKYTISSGIENCERNIIAVYPDYASFEEIKLPLDAICISYNTKFEKIGHRDVLGAIMSLGIKREKVGDIFFNDNRCFIVVYKDISYYVLTNMTKIKHTPVKAEYIDFKDIKSREYEYKDVMSNVASLRLDSVLSSGFGESRRSISNEILNGNVKVNWEVTEEPHFIVQEGDTISLRGRGRIILYKVLGTTKKGRINILIKKVI, encoded by the coding sequence TTGGATAAAAGAACCGGTATAATCAAATACTTTAATTCGCCTGAGGATAAGGAATTTGCTTCAAAAATCATCGACACTATAGAGCAGGCCAGGAAAAATCGCGATGTAAAGTATACGCAGTTTTTAGATCCGGCACAGATAAAAATGGCCGAAAAAATAATTGAGCAGTTTGACGGCATAAAATACACAATCTCGTCCGGCATCGAAAACTGTGAAAGGAATATAATCGCTGTTTATCCTGACTATGCAAGCTTTGAGGAGATCAAACTGCCTTTAGATGCAATTTGCATATCGTATAATACCAAATTTGAGAAGATCGGCCATAGGGATGTGCTTGGAGCTATAATGAGCCTGGGAATAAAACGTGAAAAGGTAGGGGATATTTTCTTCAATGATAATAGATGCTTTATTGTCGTTTATAAAGATATAAGTTATTATGTACTTACAAATATGACGAAGATAAAGCATACGCCGGTTAAAGCTGAATACATAGATTTTAAGGATATTAAAAGCAGGGAGTATGAATATAAGGATGTAATGTCGAATGTCGCTTCATTGCGTTTAGACTCGGTGCTCTCCAGCGGTTTTGGTGAATCAAGACGAAGTATATCGAATGAAATTTTAAATGGAAATGTAAAAGTCAATTGGGAAGTTACAGAGGAGCCTCATTTTATAGTGCAGGAAGGGGATACTATATCTTTAAGAGGCAGGGGAAGAATTATACTGTATAAAGTTCTGGGAACTACTAAAAAGGGGAGAATCAATATATTAATTAAGAAAGTAATTTGA
- a CDS encoding DivIVA domain-containing protein — MGITPMDINNKEFKKSFRGYDIDDVDDFLEQVVEDYEKLFKENGALREKMATLSEKIEHYSKIEMTLQNTLVLAQGAADQAKSNSQKEAELIIKNANDTAQRIIDQAHTEVVRITSEYEKVKKEFQLFKSKYKNFIQTQLDILSEIDDEEDESSDSTADDAKEASKTNNVVDSDNNAY; from the coding sequence ATGGGAATAACTCCTATGGATATAAACAATAAGGAATTCAAAAAGTCATTTAGAGGCTATGATATAGATGATGTTGATGATTTTCTCGAACAGGTGGTTGAAGATTATGAGAAGCTGTTTAAGGAAAATGGCGCTTTAAGGGAAAAAATGGCAACTCTCTCTGAAAAGATAGAACATTATTCTAAAATCGAAATGACATTGCAAAATACACTTGTTCTTGCCCAGGGAGCAGCTGATCAAGCCAAATCCAATTCACAGAAGGAAGCTGAGCTCATAATAAAAAATGCAAATGATACCGCTCAGAGGATTATTGATCAGGCGCATACCGAAGTTGTGAGGATAACCAGTGAGTATGAGAAGGTAAAAAAGGAGTTTCAACTGTTTAAATCGAAATATAAAAACTTCATTCAGACTCAGCTTGATATATTGAGTGAGATAGATGATGAAGAAGATGAAAGCTCGGACAGCACTGCCGATGATGCCAAAGAAGCTTCAAAAACGAATAATGTTGTAGACAGCGATAATAATGCATATTAA
- a CDS encoding TraR/DksA C4-type zinc finger protein: protein MDRKDIEYFKKRLEDEKADIERKIKRIDENLGVGDSLRDGISELSSYDNHPADIASETFEAEKNRALKANEMNYFKRIEDALERINNGKYGICEICGREIEKERLNAVPYANLCIDCEKTKKQNYKTYSKDRPVEEEVSGYPFSKNGMSEEDYTGYDGEDTWQELESYNSINYMLQDDDEDENMQGVVEKTDKISNEQYKRQL, encoded by the coding sequence ATGGATCGTAAAGATATTGAGTACTTTAAAAAAAGGCTGGAAGATGAAAAAGCGGATATTGAAAGAAAGATCAAACGCATAGATGAAAACCTTGGCGTCGGAGATTCATTGAGAGATGGAATATCGGAATTATCATCCTACGACAACCATCCTGCCGATATCGCCAGCGAGACATTTGAGGCAGAAAAAAACAGAGCGCTCAAGGCAAATGAGATGAATTACTTTAAGAGGATTGAGGACGCCCTTGAAAGGATAAATAACGGAAAGTACGGAATATGCGAAATCTGTGGCAGGGAAATTGAGAAAGAGAGATTGAATGCGGTGCCGTATGCAAACCTGTGCATAGACTGTGAAAAAACAAAAAAGCAAAACTATAAGACTTATAGTAAAGATAGGCCTGTAGAGGAGGAAGTATCCGGATATCCATTTAGTAAAAACGGCATGAGCGAAGAAGATTATACGGGATATGACGGAGAGGATACATGGCAGGAACTTGAAAGCTATAATTCAATTAATTATATGCTTCAGGATGATGATGAGGATGAAAACATGCAGGGAGTAGTTGAAAAAACAGATAAGATAAGCAATGAACAGTATAAAAGGCAGCTTTAG
- a CDS encoding signal peptidase II, translated as MFLIITALIVIIDQVTKYLAYIYLQPQNTVPVINNFFYLTYFQGTETAANILSDKRMVLNGRFASLIILIVVLFIAIYVCRSTIININFKIGITLVISGVISNLIDKIRSGYVVYFIDFDIYPVFNFADFAVILGFFYILFIVFLETKNV; from the coding sequence ATGTTTTTAATAATTACAGCTTTAATTGTAATAATCGATCAGGTAACAAAGTATTTGGCATATATATATCTTCAGCCTCAAAATACAGTACCGGTCATAAATAATTTTTTTTATTTGACATATTTTCAAGGTACCGAAACAGCGGCTAACATCCTAAGCGATAAGAGGATGGTGTTGAATGGCAGGTTTGCGTCGCTTATTATATTAATTGTGGTATTGTTCATAGCGATTTATGTGTGCAGGAGCACTATAATAAATATAAATTTTAAAATAGGCATAACACTGGTAATATCTGGGGTTATCTCTAACCTTATAGATAAAATAAGATCAGGATATGTTGTTTATTTTATAGATTTTGATATTTATCCTGTATTCAATTTTGCAGATTTTGCAGTGATACTGGGTTTTTTCTATATATTGTTTATTGTATTTTTGGAAACTAAAAATGTTTGA
- a CDS encoding RluA family pseudouridine synthase produces the protein MEHKKLISRADGERVDTYISKNIAELSRSYIKKLIENRQILVNNKSIKPDYRLKINDVILIDIPEPVKLDVKAEDIKLDILYEDEDVIVVNKPQGMVVHPAAGNYSGTLVNALLKHCTNLSGINGVLRPGIVHRIDKDTSGALLVAKNDRAHRILAEQIKNHTVNRKYIAIVEGIIRVDSGTIEGAIGRSHKDRLKMDVVPGGKPAITHFKVMERFKNETLIEVRLETGRTHQIRVHMSHIGHPLLGDPLYGYKNQNFNLKGQALHAALIGFIHPSSGKYMEFKAPLPEYFKDLIDYLRSIA, from the coding sequence ATGGAGCATAAAAAGTTGATATCGAGAGCCGATGGTGAAAGGGTTGATACATATATATCCAAAAATATTGCTGAATTATCGAGAAGTTATATAAAAAAATTGATTGAAAATCGGCAAATATTGGTTAATAATAAAAGTATAAAGCCGGATTATAGATTAAAAATCAATGATGTGATACTGATAGATATACCTGAACCTGTAAAATTAGATGTAAAAGCCGAAGATATAAAGCTGGATATACTGTATGAAGATGAAGATGTCATAGTTGTTAACAAACCACAGGGGATGGTTGTCCATCCTGCGGCAGGCAATTATTCGGGAACACTTGTAAATGCCTTGCTTAAACATTGTACAAACCTATCAGGAATAAACGGCGTATTGAGGCCGGGCATAGTGCACAGGATAGATAAGGATACAAGCGGAGCATTGTTGGTTGCAAAAAATGACAGAGCTCACAGAATACTTGCAGAGCAGATAAAAAATCATACGGTAAACAGAAAATACATAGCCATCGTTGAAGGTATAATAAGGGTGGATTCGGGTACAATTGAAGGAGCAATTGGAAGAAGCCATAAAGATAGGTTGAAGATGGATGTTGTTCCGGGAGGGAAACCTGCCATAACTCATTTCAAAGTCATGGAAAGATTTAAAAATGAGACGCTTATAGAGGTAAGGCTTGAAACCGGCAGGACGCATCAAATAAGGGTACATATGTCCCACATAGGCCATCCCTTACTTGGTGATCCCTTATATGGATACAAAAATCAAAACTTTAACCTTAAAGGACAGGCATTACATGCTGCATTGATTGGATTCATACACCCGTCAAGCGGCAAATATATGGAGTTTAAAGCTCCGCTTCCCGAGTATTTCAAGGATTTAATCGACTATTTAAGAAGTATTGCATGA
- the pyrR gene encoding bifunctional pyr operon transcriptional regulator/uracil phosphoribosyltransferase PyrR, which yields MIEKAKIMDEKGITRALIRISHEIIERNKGVQDVALIGIKRRGVPLAKRISDEIYKIENVRLNVGILDITLYRDDLSSLHDQPVVNSTSIDFDIKDKVLILVDDVLYTGRTVRAAMDALIHIARPKSIQLAILIDRGHRELPIRADYVGKNVPTSKSEIVCVNLSEVDGYNEVVINEL from the coding sequence TTGATTGAGAAAGCCAAGATAATGGATGAGAAGGGCATAACGAGAGCCTTAATAAGGATTTCCCATGAAATTATCGAAAGAAATAAGGGGGTACAGGATGTTGCTTTAATAGGCATAAAAAGAAGAGGGGTACCTCTTGCAAAAAGAATTTCCGATGAAATATATAAAATTGAGAATGTAAGATTAAATGTAGGCATACTTGATATCACCCTATACAGGGATGATTTAAGCTCATTGCATGACCAGCCCGTTGTAAACAGTACAAGTATAGACTTTGACATAAAAGATAAGGTACTTATACTTGTGGACGATGTATTATATACGGGAAGAACGGTACGGGCCGCAATGGATGCATTGATACATATCGCAAGGCCAAAATCCATCCAGCTGGCGATACTTATAGACAGAGGGCATAGGGAACTCCCTATAAGGGCGGATTATGTGGGTAAAAATGTACCGACATCTAAAAGCGAAATAGTATGTGTCAATTTATCCGAAGTTGACGGTTATAATGAAGTTGTAATAAATGAGCTATAG
- a CDS encoding NFACT RNA binding domain-containing protein, translated as MPIDGVVTRNIASELKSTLTGGKIDKVSQPETDEVILSIRNKNENFRLLLSASPNYPRVHLTNTNKRNPINAPMFCMVLRKHIISGKIINIEQFNLDRIIKIYIECYDDLGILSNKILTCEIMGRHSNIILIDEKSNTVVDSIKHITSDMSSFRQIMPGIAYKYPPKQDKINPLEFNCDDLMERISKNTQDLKTEKFIANNIEGISIFASREIINNAGIGSGFSILNLSGEKTDALMDSVKAFIQKIIDKSFEPCIYYDDSHATDFYSFRLRYLGNFKSDSYKSISETIEKFFYNKDKADRIKQKSADILRVVNNNLNRCLKKLSIQKEKLLQCSSKDKWKINADLIMSNLYSIKKGDNNIKALNYFDEKGSFIDIPLDIMLTPVQNAQKYYKIYNKYKNAEKAVKVQEEENLNEIEYFENQLINLQNCTEDDEIEEIRNELVSQGYIKKRKKTASRKRTQSKPLHFVSESGTDIYVGKNNVQNDFLTFKLSNPSDIWMHTKNIPGSHVIIRTSNKAVDQKVIIEAASLAAFYSKAKNSSNVPVDYTERKNVKKPSGAKPGMVIYYTNKTIYITPDDNVISNMKRIE; from the coding sequence ATGCCAATTGACGGAGTAGTCACAAGGAACATCGCAAGTGAACTTAAAAGCACCCTTACAGGCGGCAAAATAGATAAAGTATCACAGCCTGAAACAGACGAGGTTATATTAAGCATCAGGAATAAGAATGAAAATTTCAGGCTTCTTTTGTCTGCGAGCCCTAATTATCCGAGAGTTCACCTTACAAATACAAATAAACGAAACCCCATAAACGCACCTATGTTTTGCATGGTGTTAAGAAAGCATATAATAAGCGGTAAAATTATAAATATAGAACAGTTCAATTTAGACAGGATTATTAAGATCTATATAGAGTGCTATGATGATCTCGGAATTTTATCGAATAAAATTCTTACTTGCGAAATAATGGGCAGACACAGCAATATCATATTGATAGATGAAAAAAGCAATACCGTTGTAGACAGTATAAAACATATAACGTCCGATATGAGCAGTTTCAGGCAGATTATGCCTGGAATCGCCTATAAGTATCCTCCCAAGCAGGATAAGATAAATCCCCTTGAATTTAACTGCGATGACCTGATGGAAAGGATCAGCAAAAACACTCAGGATTTAAAAACCGAGAAATTCATTGCAAATAATATAGAAGGAATAAGTATTTTTGCATCCAGGGAAATAATAAACAATGCCGGAATCGGAAGCGGATTTTCTATTTTAAATCTATCGGGGGAAAAAACGGATGCTTTAATGGATTCCGTAAAAGCTTTTATTCAAAAAATAATAGATAAAAGCTTTGAGCCTTGCATTTATTATGATGACTCTCATGCCACCGACTTTTATTCATTCAGGCTTCGCTATCTGGGTAATTTTAAGTCAGATTCATACAAAAGTATTTCGGAAACAATTGAAAAGTTCTTTTATAATAAGGATAAAGCCGATAGAATCAAGCAAAAATCAGCAGACATATTAAGAGTCGTCAACAACAATTTAAACAGGTGCCTCAAAAAGCTTTCCATACAAAAAGAAAAGCTTCTCCAATGCAGCAGCAAGGACAAATGGAAAATAAATGCCGACCTCATAATGTCAAATTTATACAGCATAAAAAAAGGAGACAATAATATAAAAGCACTGAATTATTTTGATGAGAAAGGAAGCTTTATCGATATACCCCTTGATATCATGCTGACGCCTGTACAAAATGCCCAAAAATATTATAAAATATACAATAAATATAAAAATGCGGAGAAAGCCGTCAAAGTGCAGGAAGAAGAAAACTTAAACGAAATAGAATACTTTGAAAACCAGCTTATCAATCTGCAAAATTGTACTGAAGATGATGAAATAGAAGAAATAAGAAATGAGCTTGTTTCACAGGGCTATATAAAGAAAAGGAAAAAGACTGCATCGAGAAAAAGAACCCAGTCAAAACCTCTTCATTTTGTTTCGGAAAGCGGTACGGATATCTATGTCGGTAAAAATAACGTTCAGAACGATTTCCTGACATTCAAGCTTTCAAACCCCTCCGACATATGGATGCACACTAAAAATATACCGGGATCCCATGTTATAATCAGGACTTCAAACAAAGCAGTCGATCAAAAAGTTATTATTGAAGCTGCAAGCTTGGCGGCCTTTTACAGTAAAGCCAAAAATTCATCAAATGTACCGGTTGATTATACGGAAAGGAAAAACGTTAAAAAACCTTCCGGTGCAAAACCCGGCATGGTAATTTACTATACGAACAAAACAATATATATAACACCGGATGATAACGTTATAAGCAATATGAAAAGAATAGAATAG
- the dapF gene encoding diaminopimelate epimerase, translating into MIFTKMQGTGNDFIVIEDFECKYKKYYSQMAKKLCDRHFGVGADGLLIASKCDDADAFMFIYNSDGSLAEMCGNGVRCFAKYIYDRHLTDKTTVKIGTLDGLKEVQLILENGNVAKAKVNMGTPRFETKNIPAVFNKNIILNEPVKIDSYSFNITSLSTGVPHTVIFVSSLPEDRYIKKIGPMVENYDIFPEKTNVNFVLVKNGNEFYMKTWERGAGLTLACGTGACASLAACVINEKTQNAAIAHVPGGDLFLEWDKSSNNIYMTGPALTVFKGDYFLNICPLFVD; encoded by the coding sequence ATGATTTTTACCAAGATGCAGGGTACAGGCAACGATTTTATCGTTATTGAAGATTTTGAATGCAAATATAAAAAATATTATTCTCAAATGGCAAAAAAATTATGTGACAGGCATTTTGGCGTCGGAGCGGATGGATTATTGATCGCAAGCAAATGCGATGATGCAGATGCTTTCATGTTTATATATAATTCAGACGGTTCTTTGGCTGAGATGTGCGGAAACGGCGTGAGATGTTTTGCAAAATATATATATGACAGGCATCTTACCGATAAAACAACAGTAAAAATAGGCACATTGGATGGATTAAAGGAAGTTCAGTTGATTCTTGAAAATGGAAATGTGGCTAAAGCAAAAGTCAATATGGGTACTCCGAGGTTTGAAACCAAAAATATACCTGCTGTTTTTAATAAAAATATAATATTGAACGAACCTGTTAAAATAGATTCATATTCATTCAATATCACATCGTTATCAACCGGTGTTCCCCATACCGTTATATTTGTTTCAAGTCTTCCTGAAGATAGGTATATAAAGAAAATAGGCCCTATGGTTGAAAATTACGATATCTTCCCTGAAAAAACAAACGTGAATTTTGTCCTTGTAAAAAACGGAAATGAATTTTATATGAAAACATGGGAAAGGGGAGCAGGATTGACTCTTGCCTGCGGCACAGGAGCATGTGCATCCCTGGCGGCGTGTGTGATTAACGAAAAAACGCAAAATGCAGCAATAGCCCATGTCCCTGGCGGGGATCTTTTTCTGGAATGGGATAAGAGCAGCAATAATATTTATATGACAGGCCCTGCTTTAACTGTTTTTAAAGGCGATTACTTTTTGAATATTTGTCCTCTTTTTGTTGATTAA
- a CDS encoding carboxypeptidase-like regulatory domain-containing protein: MKFVSKILLVALAIGICAGFSGCTKNTDSTNIQLENDEEGKILITVKDKSSQKPVSDANVIIVGMDDYFKTNDKGQSPEISLKINKDLYKKYGDTLYKKAPSGSATVIVSKDGYKDYILFNKPVYAGYSANNVNIQMSKSTDKDKGKYTIDVQYPHDLWVKELVAHCKEINGENAGNGEYKIGVGVKDANSKSLEGAFVTIPELGIKTKTDKSGKAVLKPGIIGNMADEYPVKKDLNEYTVVIYKDGYVPSVVFSVSAGKNSDGKVDIKLKGSKDPANENCSVTYQPFDSEWISKVISAVKESYKE, from the coding sequence TTGAAGTTTGTCTCTAAAATATTATTAGTAGCTTTAGCTATCGGCATTTGTGCAGGTTTTAGCGGATGTACCAAAAATACAGACTCCACAAATATACAGCTGGAAAACGATGAGGAAGGGAAAATACTGATTACAGTAAAAGATAAATCTTCTCAAAAACCGGTAAGCGACGCAAATGTTATTATTGTCGGTATGGATGACTACTTCAAGACAAATGACAAGGGACAGTCACCGGAAATTTCTTTAAAGATAAACAAGGACTTATATAAAAAATACGGCGATACTTTATATAAAAAGGCTCCATCAGGTTCTGCGACAGTTATAGTATCAAAGGATGGATATAAGGATTATATCTTATTCAACAAGCCTGTATATGCCGGATACAGTGCCAATAATGTGAACATACAAATGTCTAAGTCAACAGATAAAGATAAGGGTAAATATACTATCGATGTTCAGTATCCCCATGATCTATGGGTGAAGGAGCTTGTAGCCCATTGCAAGGAAATAAACGGAGAAAATGCCGGCAATGGCGAATATAAAATAGGAGTGGGCGTAAAGGATGCCAATTCGAAATCCTTGGAAGGCGCGTTTGTCACAATACCGGAACTTGGCATCAAGACAAAGACTGATAAGAGCGGAAAAGCTGTATTAAAGCCTGGAATAATAGGAAACATGGCCGACGAATATCCCGTCAAGAAGGATCTTAACGAATATACGGTTGTGATTTATAAGGATGGCTATGTACCTTCAGTTGTGTTTAGCGTGTCAGCAGGTAAAAACAGCGATGGAAAGGTGGATATCAAGCTAAAAGGCAGCAAGGATCCTGCGAATGAGAATTGCTCAGTGACATATCAGCCGTTTGACAGCGAATGGATAAGCAAAGTGATATCGGCTGTCAAAGAAAGTTATAAGGAATAG
- a CDS encoding YicC/YloC family endoribonuclease — protein sequence MVKSMTGFGRGSYEENGRSFTVEIRTVNHRYADISIKLPRQLSYLEDEVRKYVLQYISRGKVDIFITQDKFREEDISVSIDDAVTSAYIKALYELRDRYKLEDDITVSVISKLPDILNISKAEEDKEDVWNTLKNAIHISLDELIAMRETEGKKISGDILERGKYVRSIVKKIEARSPVVVQEYKDKLAERIKEIMGDVCVDQTRLAMEVALFADRSSITEEIVRLYSHLDQLQTIISENEPVGRKLDFLVQEINREINTIGSKASDLEITNYIVEAKSEIEKIREQIQNIE from the coding sequence ATGGTTAAAAGCATGACAGGATTCGGAAGAGGTTCATATGAGGAAAACGGTCGCAGTTTTACCGTTGAAATTCGGACCGTAAACCATAGATATGCCGATATATCTATAAAACTTCCCAGGCAGTTAAGCTATCTTGAAGATGAAGTAAGAAAATATGTGCTACAATATATTTCAAGGGGAAAAGTCGACATTTTTATTACTCAGGATAAGTTTAGAGAAGAAGATATTTCGGTAAGTATAGACGATGCGGTAACTTCCGCCTACATAAAAGCTTTATACGAACTCAGGGATAGATATAAATTAGAAGACGATATCACTGTTTCGGTTATATCAAAACTACCTGACATATTAAATATATCAAAAGCTGAAGAAGATAAGGAAGATGTATGGAATACATTGAAAAATGCCATACATATTTCTTTGGATGAACTGATCGCTATGAGGGAAACAGAAGGGAAAAAGATATCAGGCGATATACTTGAAAGGGGTAAGTATGTAAGAAGCATAGTCAAGAAGATAGAAGCGAGATCTCCTGTAGTTGTCCAGGAATACAAAGATAAACTGGCGGAAAGAATAAAAGAAATAATGGGTGATGTATGCGTGGACCAAACAAGGTTAGCGATGGAGGTCGCACTATTTGCCGATAGAAGCAGCATAACCGAAGAGATCGTAAGATTGTACAGCCATCTTGATCAACTGCAGACTATCATTTCAGAAAATGAACCTGTCGGACGGAAGCTTGATTTTCTGGTTCAGGAGATCAACAGGGAAATCAATACCATAGGTTCAAAAGCAAGCGATCTGGAAATCACAAATTATATCGTGGAAGCGAAAAGCGAAATTGAAAAAATAAGGGAACAAATACAAAATATTGAATAG
- a CDS encoding DUF370 domain-containing protein, with protein sequence MGVKLINIGFGNIVSANRLIAIVSPESAPIKRIIQEARDKGLLIDATYGRRTRAVIITDSDHIILSAVQPETVAHRLSSKDSLDLEDEE encoded by the coding sequence ATGGGAGTTAAATTGATTAATATTGGTTTTGGAAATATCGTATCAGCAAACAGACTTATCGCAATCGTAAGCCCCGAATCCGCCCCTATAAAGAGGATAATACAGGAAGCAAGAGATAAGGGCCTGCTTATAGATGCAACATATGGAAGAAGGACAAGAGCGGTTATAATAACAGACAGCGACCATATAATTCTCTCGGCCGTACAGCCTGAAACCGTTGCGCACAGGTTGTCTTCAAAAGATTCATTAGACTTAGAGGATGAGGAATAG
- the gmk gene encoding guanylate kinase: MIERGLLIVISGPSGAGKGTLCKALLEKNKGLSLSISMTTRTPRKGEIDGVNYFFRDRQTFEKMINNNEFLEYARVYDNYYGTPRKYVEDIISKGKDVILEIDIQGALKVKEIYDKGVFIFILPPSMEELRNRIKKRGSETEESFLKRFKAAYMEINYISKYNYVVVNDTIENSVKKLESIIIAEKCRIDRYKDNFLRTKEGLLHERFYD; the protein is encoded by the coding sequence ATGATTGAAAGAGGTCTATTAATAGTAATATCTGGACCGTCAGGTGCTGGAAAGGGTACGTTATGCAAGGCGCTATTGGAGAAAAACAAGGGACTCAGCCTGTCCATATCGATGACTACAAGAACCCCGAGAAAAGGCGAGATCGATGGAGTCAATTATTTCTTCAGGGATAGACAGACTTTTGAAAAGATGATAAATAATAATGAATTCCTCGAATACGCCAGGGTATATGATAATTATTACGGTACTCCGAGAAAATATGTGGAAGATATTATATCCAAGGGCAAGGATGTGATACTGGAGATCGACATACAGGGTGCTTTAAAGGTAAAAGAAATTTATGATAAGGGCGTTTTTATCTTCATACTGCCTCCGTCTATGGAGGAACTTAGAAACAGGATAAAAAAGAGAGGCTCCGAAACGGAAGAATCTTTTCTCAAAAGGTTTAAAGCCGCATATATGGAAATAAATTATATATCGAAGTATAATTATGTTGTTGTAAATGATACAATTGAAAATTCTGTCAAAAAGCTTGAAAGCATTATTATTGCTGAAAAATGCCGCATAGACAGATATAAGGATAATTTTTTGAGGACTAAGGAGGGACTTTTGCATGAACGATTCTATGATTAA